One window from the genome of Rickettsiella endosymbiont of Xylota segnis encodes:
- the smc gene encoding chromosome segregation protein SMC yields the protein MRLESIKLAGFKSFVDPTTVAFPSNLTAIVGPNGCGKSNIIDAIRWVMGESSAKQLRGQSLDDVIFNGCHSRKPLGKAAIELNFDNSDASLGGQYSSYTQISIRREITREGQSIYSLNGTRCRRRDIRDIFLGTGLGPRSYAIIEQGMISRIVEAKPEELRAYIEEAAGISKYKERRRETELRLEHTQENLNRLNDLREELSKQLKHLQRQANTAERYKTLKQEERLLKAQLQTLRYQAFQKKLQTQLTEIQCVEEQLHTSQLEQQHLSAQIVADRAQQTQTRLNCNSFQTEYYELGNNITRLEENLRTQTTQLQQNQQELADLSKKKLVLEQQCQSSETNQIQIKQTLSELQQKQNELQVAAEQSQSLLKVAEKNYAEWQTKWEKIQTSFSELKQQQHIAATQNHYHQQQSQTLNLRIERLQQDHDAQSKILISQNEQPENLNEVLAQVVEKQTQCKTQREQIAQQILEQRSHLQQATKELDQLKSRLQITQGEYASLMALQQEALGKREHTLLQWFKKHNLTEQPRLAQLLQVESGWERAVELALNQHIQAVCFTDRDSLDDFLTNPPPNTVSLMTKSMPCEHFASTFQNQLALAPISSKFTAPWPLEHLLAGVYVAETMSEALEHTKQLKSYESIITREGVCLGNHWIRLTAAGDDKAGLLQREREIVQLQKIQQDTQEQLDKQQAHSLHIQKQLKELEEAQTLQQKHYAELIAQQADLSARQTVQHARINQAKQRIQVIQQELQETKQLNETTQEKVQQTSEEQKIADTQLQQMEKQRLAHLEDKESLHSQLNESVRVAKAYEAELHQHELSLQAAGHQLKAELASLSNVKQQQLQLEQRLSQLHKILNVVENPISSLEQQLNHHIDKKNKLGLQLKESQTQLETIDNRIKCTEDQLQTLESNLNLDRDTLEQQRLFSQELRVRAKTLEEQLQEEGYELEKLLSEIPSEQIDITECETQLTKLTQRIEQIGAVNLAALEEQQLVSEREKYLEDQFKDLTAALEMLQTAIQKMDKETRNRFKETFDKVNQNFTTLFPRLFSGGIASLQLQESDLLNSGICIMAQPPGKRNSSIHLLSGGEKALTATALVFSFFQLNPAPFCMLDEVDAPLDDTNVLRFCKLVKEMSNEVQFIFISHNKVAIEMAHHLAGVTMHEPGVSRMVAVDLEKAIAMAEVPT from the coding sequence ATGCGTCTAGAAAGTATTAAATTAGCAGGATTCAAATCCTTTGTTGACCCCACTACGGTGGCTTTTCCTAGTAATCTTACCGCTATCGTAGGACCGAACGGCTGTGGAAAATCGAATATTATCGATGCCATTCGCTGGGTTATGGGTGAAAGCTCTGCGAAGCAACTACGTGGCCAATCACTTGATGATGTGATATTCAATGGTTGTCATAGCCGTAAACCTCTAGGCAAAGCAGCAATTGAGCTGAATTTTGATAACTCCGATGCAAGCCTAGGCGGCCAATACAGTAGTTACACACAAATTTCGATCCGACGTGAAATCACACGTGAAGGTCAATCAATCTATTCACTTAATGGGACGCGTTGTCGCAGACGCGATATTCGTGACATTTTCCTAGGCACTGGCTTAGGTCCGCGCAGTTATGCCATCATTGAACAAGGTATGATTTCCCGTATAGTAGAAGCTAAACCCGAAGAGCTTCGTGCCTATATCGAAGAAGCCGCCGGTATCTCAAAATATAAAGAGAGGCGTCGTGAAACTGAGTTACGCTTAGAACATACGCAGGAAAATTTAAATCGTTTAAATGACTTAAGAGAAGAACTTAGCAAGCAGCTTAAGCATTTACAACGACAAGCCAATACTGCCGAACGCTATAAAACACTTAAGCAAGAAGAACGGCTCCTAAAGGCTCAACTACAAACCTTACGTTACCAAGCTTTTCAGAAAAAACTACAGACTCAATTAACTGAAATACAATGTGTTGAAGAACAACTACACACATCTCAACTTGAACAACAGCATTTATCAGCACAAATAGTAGCTGATCGTGCTCAACAAACTCAAACAAGGCTAAATTGTAATAGTTTTCAAACAGAATATTACGAATTAGGCAATAATATAACACGTTTGGAAGAAAACTTACGTACGCAGACAACACAACTTCAGCAAAATCAACAGGAACTAGCCGATTTAAGCAAAAAGAAATTGGTTCTTGAACAGCAATGCCAATCCAGCGAAACTAATCAGATTCAAATCAAGCAAACACTTAGCGAACTTCAGCAAAAACAAAATGAACTCCAAGTAGCTGCTGAGCAAAGCCAATCTTTGCTAAAAGTAGCTGAAAAAAATTATGCAGAATGGCAAACAAAATGGGAAAAAATTCAAACCTCTTTTTCTGAACTAAAACAACAACAACATATTGCTGCAACACAAAACCATTACCATCAACAACAATCACAAACTTTAAACCTGCGTATTGAACGTTTGCAGCAGGATCACGATGCACAATCTAAAATTTTAATCTCACAGAATGAACAACCTGAAAATTTGAACGAAGTTTTAGCGCAAGTTGTAGAAAAACAAACTCAATGTAAAACACAACGCGAACAAATTGCTCAACAAATTCTTGAGCAGCGTTCCCATTTACAACAAGCCACTAAAGAACTCGATCAATTAAAAAGCCGCTTACAGATCACTCAAGGCGAATATGCTTCACTCATGGCCTTGCAACAAGAAGCTTTAGGCAAACGCGAACATACCTTACTGCAATGGTTTAAAAAGCATAATTTAACCGAGCAGCCTCGATTGGCTCAGCTATTGCAAGTTGAATCAGGCTGGGAACGTGCTGTAGAACTTGCTTTAAATCAGCATATTCAAGCGGTATGTTTTACCGACCGAGATTCTTTAGATGATTTTTTAACTAACCCACCGCCGAATACCGTTAGCTTAATGACAAAATCGATGCCATGTGAACATTTTGCATCGACCTTTCAGAATCAATTAGCCTTAGCGCCTATCAGCAGCAAATTTACAGCTCCATGGCCACTCGAACACTTATTAGCGGGTGTCTATGTAGCCGAGACGATGTCTGAAGCCCTGGAACATACCAAACAATTAAAAAGCTATGAGTCCATCATCACGCGCGAAGGGGTTTGTTTAGGTAACCATTGGATTCGTTTAACCGCAGCAGGTGATGATAAAGCAGGCTTATTACAACGTGAACGCGAAATAGTTCAATTACAAAAAATACAACAAGACACTCAAGAACAGCTTGATAAGCAACAAGCACACTCTCTGCACATTCAAAAGCAATTAAAAGAACTGGAAGAAGCTCAAACTCTACAACAAAAACACTATGCAGAATTAATTGCCCAACAAGCAGATTTAAGCGCACGCCAAACTGTACAACATGCGCGGATAAATCAAGCTAAACAACGTATTCAAGTGATACAACAAGAATTGCAAGAAACCAAACAACTTAATGAAACGACACAAGAAAAAGTGCAGCAAACCAGCGAAGAGCAAAAAATAGCAGATACTCAGCTGCAGCAAATGGAAAAACAACGGCTCGCACACTTGGAAGATAAAGAGTCACTACACAGTCAACTCAATGAATCAGTGCGTGTCGCTAAAGCTTATGAAGCAGAACTTCATCAACATGAGTTAAGCCTACAAGCGGCAGGTCATCAACTAAAAGCCGAACTTGCCAGTTTATCCAATGTAAAACAACAACAATTGCAATTAGAACAACGTCTTAGCCAATTACATAAAATCCTCAACGTTGTTGAAAATCCGATAAGCTCACTTGAGCAACAACTCAATCATCATATCGATAAGAAAAATAAACTTGGCTTACAACTTAAGGAAAGCCAAACGCAATTAGAAACCATCGACAATAGAATTAAATGCACTGAAGACCAATTGCAAACATTGGAAAGCAATCTTAACTTAGATCGTGATACCTTAGAGCAACAACGTTTATTTTCACAAGAGTTACGTGTACGCGCTAAAACCTTAGAAGAACAATTACAAGAAGAAGGTTATGAACTGGAAAAACTATTATCAGAAATTCCCTCTGAGCAAATTGATATTACAGAATGTGAAACACAACTCACTAAATTAACCCAGCGTATTGAACAGATAGGTGCGGTTAATCTAGCTGCTTTAGAAGAGCAACAACTTGTTTCAGAGCGTGAAAAATACTTAGAAGACCAATTTAAAGACTTAACAGCCGCCTTAGAAATGTTGCAAACAGCCATTCAAAAAATGGATAAAGAAACGCGTAATCGTTTTAAAGAGACCTTTGACAAGGTCAATCAGAATTTTACTACATTATTTCCAAGACTATTTTCGGGCGGTATTGCGTCATTACAACTGCAAGAATCGGATTTGCTGAATAGTGGTATCTGCATCATGGCGCAACCACCAGGAAAGCGAAATAGCAGCATACATCTTCTTTCAGGAGGAGAAAAAGCGTTGACCGCAACAGCTTTAGTCTTTTCTTTTTTTCAGCTAAATCCTGCTCCTTTTTGCATGTTAGATGAAGTTGACGCCCCCTTAGACGACACGAATGTTCTAAGATTTTGTAAGTTGGTGAAAGAGATGTCGAATGAAGTACAATTTATCTTTATTAGCCATAATAAAGTAGCGATTGAAATGGCACATCACTTAGCAGGTGTAACTATGCATGAACCTGGTGTATCACGGATGGTCGCTGTCGATCTAGAAAAAGCCATCGCTATGGCCGAGGTACCCACGTAA
- a CDS encoding glycine zipper 2TM domain-containing protein: MKKFNLFVLIGVLLVGLTACDTMSPDQRRVAGGLGGAAVGGLLGNTIGGGSGRTIATIAGAGVGAVAGSSLAGSSGNRY; this comes from the coding sequence ATGAAAAAATTTAATTTATTCGTCTTAATAGGCGTTTTATTAGTAGGCCTTACTGCTTGTGATACGATGTCACCTGATCAAAGACGCGTTGCCGGTGGCTTAGGTGGTGCTGCAGTAGGTGGTCTTTTAGGTAACACAATTGGTGGTGGTTCAGGTAGAACCATAGCTACGATAGCCGGTGCAGGAGTAGGTGCAGTAGCCGGAAGCAGCCTTGCAGGTAGTTCAGGCAACCGATATTAG
- the dut gene encoding dUTP diphosphatase, which yields MQNIQLKILDPRLGEEFPLPSYATDGSAGLDLRVCNKNAIQLLPNQTELISTGLAIYIAQPNLAAVILPRSGLGHKHGIVLGNLIGLIDSDYQGELLISCWNRGHTEFAIHPGDRIAQLVFVPVVRTQFELVSEFVQTDRGAGGFGHSGVE from the coding sequence ATGCAAAACATCCAGTTGAAAATTTTGGACCCCCGATTAGGAGAAGAATTTCCTTTGCCTAGCTATGCAACAGATGGGTCAGCGGGGCTTGATTTACGCGTTTGCAACAAGAATGCTATCCAATTATTACCTAATCAGACCGAATTAATATCAACCGGTTTAGCTATTTATATTGCTCAGCCAAATTTAGCGGCTGTGATTTTGCCCCGCTCGGGTCTTGGCCATAAACATGGCATTGTACTTGGGAACCTCATCGGTCTCATTGATTCAGATTATCAAGGTGAGCTGTTAATTTCTTGTTGGAATCGAGGTCATACCGAGTTTGCCATCCATCCTGGGGATAGAATTGCACAATTGGTATTTGTACCGGTCGTTAGAACGCAGTTTGAATTGGTTTCAGAGTTTGTACAAACTGATCGAGGCGCAGGTGGTTTTGGCCACTCTGGTGTGGAATAG
- a CDS encoding DJ-1/PfpI/YhbO family deglycase/protease → MDINLSGKKILIITSNTGVEKSELLVPIAFLKKLNAEITHAAIHRGKVQTLVNDVDKDEIVKASTDLSSIHFSEYDALIIPGGTVNSDKLRIDPQAVKLVSEFARNQKLIAAICHAPWILIEAKLVAGREMTSYYSIKTDLINAGAKWLDQAVVTSNKEASCLITSRQPKDLDNFSKAIAHELNKQKH, encoded by the coding sequence ATGGATATTAACTTAAGTGGAAAAAAGATTCTTATTATCACATCAAATACGGGTGTTGAAAAATCGGAATTATTAGTTCCTATTGCTTTTCTAAAAAAGCTTAACGCAGAAATTACACACGCTGCTATTCATCGAGGCAAAGTACAAACTTTAGTTAACGATGTCGATAAAGACGAAATAGTTAAAGCGAGTACTGATCTTTCCTCGATTCATTTTTCAGAATATGATGCGCTTATTATACCCGGAGGAACAGTAAATTCAGATAAACTTAGAATCGATCCACAGGCTGTTAAGCTTGTAAGTGAATTTGCAAGGAACCAGAAATTGATTGCTGCCATCTGTCATGCTCCTTGGATCTTAATCGAGGCTAAGCTTGTTGCCGGTCGCGAAATGACTTCTTATTATTCAATCAAGACCGATTTGATTAATGCGGGAGCGAAATGGCTCGATCAAGCCGTTGTAACATCGAATAAAGAAGCTAGCTGCCTAATAACTTCACGTCAACCAAAGGATCTAGATAATTTCTCAAAGGCAATCGCGCATGAATTAAACAAACAAAAGCACTGA
- a CDS encoding NAD-dependent succinate-semialdehyde dehydrogenase: MKLNDTSLFQQGCYISGKWVLAKKTITINNPATGEIIGTVPDLEPANILDAISAADAAWPIWRSKTAAERGELLYRWYTLILENINDLALLLTLEQGKPLKEAMEEIRYGASFIQWFAEEGKRVYGDIIPAPLTKQHLFVSKQSVGVVGAITPWNFPNAMITRKCAPALAAGCTIILKPSVLTPFSAMALAVLAEKAGIPAGVFNIVTGDSELIGNIFTDSPSLRKISFTGSTAIGKLLMQRAANSVKKISLELGGNAPFIVFDDADIDQAILGAIASKFRNSGQTCICTNRFYVHEKIYAIFAKKLAHTIQQLKVGNGLEDNIQIGPLINEPAIKKVEKHIADALQQGAELVCGGKVHALGGNFFQPTLLKNCTDKMLIAKEETFGPIAALFKFSEEQEVIHLANATEYGLAAYFYTQNVNRVIHVAEQLDYGIVGVNTGRASYAVAPFGGFKQSGIGREGSKYGIEDYLEIKYVCLNTN, encoded by the coding sequence ATGAAATTAAACGATACTTCACTTTTTCAACAAGGCTGTTATATCAGTGGGAAATGGGTGCTGGCAAAAAAAACCATTACAATTAATAATCCCGCTACTGGAGAAATTATTGGAACCGTTCCAGATTTAGAACCAGCAAACATACTCGATGCAATTTCTGCAGCCGATGCAGCTTGGCCGATATGGCGATCCAAAACCGCCGCAGAACGTGGTGAATTGTTATACCGTTGGTATACATTGATTTTAGAGAATATCAATGATTTAGCACTTTTACTCACACTAGAACAAGGCAAACCACTTAAAGAAGCCATGGAAGAAATTCGTTACGGCGCTTCTTTCATTCAATGGTTCGCTGAAGAAGGCAAACGCGTATACGGCGACATTATACCTGCGCCATTAACCAAGCAGCATTTGTTTGTTAGCAAACAATCGGTCGGTGTAGTAGGCGCTATTACCCCCTGGAATTTTCCTAACGCCATGATTACACGTAAATGTGCACCGGCTTTAGCTGCCGGCTGCACTATCATACTTAAACCTTCAGTATTAACGCCTTTTTCCGCAATGGCATTGGCGGTACTCGCGGAAAAAGCCGGAATACCGGCCGGTGTGTTTAACATCGTCACCGGTGATTCTGAATTGATTGGCAATATTTTCACTGACAGCCCTTCGCTACGCAAAATTTCTTTCACGGGTTCTACTGCCATTGGGAAATTATTAATGCAAAGAGCGGCTAACTCAGTAAAAAAAATATCCTTAGAATTAGGTGGTAATGCACCTTTTATTGTCTTTGATGATGCCGATATCGATCAGGCGATCCTTGGCGCCATTGCATCGAAATTTCGTAATAGTGGACAAACGTGTATTTGTACCAACCGTTTTTATGTTCATGAAAAAATCTATGCAATTTTTGCGAAAAAATTAGCTCACACCATTCAACAATTAAAAGTAGGTAATGGTTTAGAAGATAATATTCAGATAGGGCCATTGATCAATGAACCAGCGATCAAGAAAGTAGAAAAACATATTGCAGATGCGCTACAACAAGGCGCGGAATTGGTATGCGGAGGAAAAGTACATGCTTTAGGTGGAAATTTTTTCCAGCCGACACTCTTAAAAAATTGTACAGATAAAATGCTAATCGCTAAAGAAGAAACTTTTGGTCCCATAGCCGCTTTATTTAAATTTTCTGAAGAACAAGAAGTCATTCATTTAGCAAATGCCACTGAATACGGACTTGCAGCATACTTTTATACGCAAAATGTCAATCGTGTTATTCATGTCGCTGAACAACTCGATTATGGTATTGTCGGTGTCAACACCGGGCGCGCTTCATATGCAGTCGCTCCCTTTGGTGGTTTCAAACAATCCGGTATCGGCCGCGAAGGCTCAAAATATGGTATTGAAGACTATTTAGAAATTAAATACGTTTGTTTAAATACTAATTAA
- a CDS encoding HlyC/CorC family transporter has translation MKTPTSDDKIRFKKNRQPWLKRVHQVFKQGPRNRKQLIELLYYAKQRNLLNAQALKMLEGVLQISDIHVRDIMVPHAKITVIHEKAHLAELLPMVIESGHSRFPVINDERRVIGLLLAKDLLKYNPLAHQSSFDIHDILRPVVFIPESKRLDSLLEEFQHKHYHMAIVVDEYGAVSGLVTIEDVLEEIVGEIEDEYDANDEVFIQEQNPNQFIVKAMMPIENFNDFFNSNLATNQFDTIGGVIANRFGYLPKRGASITIHPFHFKVLRADNRLIRLLQVTIEKTSH, from the coding sequence ATGAAAACCCCTACCTCTGACGATAAAATTAGATTTAAAAAAAATCGTCAGCCCTGGTTAAAACGTGTTCATCAAGTTTTCAAACAAGGACCAAGAAATAGAAAACAACTCATTGAGTTATTGTATTATGCTAAACAACGCAATTTACTCAATGCACAAGCGTTGAAAATGCTAGAAGGTGTATTACAAATCTCTGACATACACGTCCGGGATATTATGGTTCCACATGCCAAAATTACAGTTATTCATGAAAAAGCACATTTGGCAGAACTGTTACCCATGGTCATTGAATCTGGCCACTCGCGTTTCCCGGTTATCAATGATGAACGACGCGTCATTGGTTTATTATTGGCAAAAGATTTACTTAAATACAATCCTTTAGCCCATCAAAGCAGCTTTGATATCCACGACATCTTAAGACCTGTAGTTTTTATACCCGAAAGTAAGCGCTTAGACAGTTTACTCGAAGAATTTCAACATAAACATTATCATATGGCTATCGTTGTTGACGAATATGGCGCTGTTTCTGGTCTGGTCACTATTGAAGATGTTTTAGAAGAAATTGTTGGCGAAATTGAGGATGAATATGATGCTAATGACGAAGTTTTTATCCAGGAACAAAACCCGAATCAATTTATTGTCAAAGCGATGATGCCTATTGAAAATTTTAATGACTTTTTTAATTCTAATTTGGCAACCAATCAATTTGATACGATAGGTGGCGTAATCGCGAATCGTTTTGGTTACTTACCGAAACGTGGCGCCAGCATTACTATTCATCCTTTTCACTTTAAAGTTTTACGTGCGGATAATCGACTTATTCGTTTATTACAAGTTACCATTGAAAAAACCTCACACTGA
- the ybeY gene encoding rRNA maturation RNase YbeY: MRKTKIKEKRIKITIQIIASNTFIPSRYFLQRWVNKALAKQVGPNEINIRLVNKKESADLNNTYRHKKGPTNILSFPFEPPPEVSSVFLGDLVICAALVNQQAKQQAKNRLAHWAHLIIHGCLHLKGYDHIDDKDASKMETVEIQILKELGYENPYL; this comes from the coding sequence ATGCGCAAAACGAAAATCAAAGAAAAGCGCATTAAAATCACAATACAAATCATTGCTAGTAACACTTTTATTCCTAGCCGTTATTTCCTACAGCGATGGGTAAACAAAGCTTTGGCAAAGCAAGTAGGACCTAACGAAATAAACATACGACTCGTCAATAAAAAGGAAAGTGCTGACCTTAATAACACTTATCGACATAAAAAAGGCCCTACTAATATTTTATCTTTTCCCTTTGAGCCGCCACCTGAAGTTTCCTCTGTTTTTTTAGGCGATTTAGTGATATGTGCCGCCCTTGTTAATCAACAAGCTAAACAACAAGCAAAAAACCGCCTCGCTCATTGGGCACATCTTATTATTCATGGTTGTTTACACTTGAAAGGTTATGATCATATTGATGATAAAGATGCTAGCAAAATGGAAACAGTAGAAATTCAAATATTGAAGGAATTAGGTTATGAAAACCCCTACCTCTGA